The Musa acuminata AAA Group cultivar baxijiao chromosome BXJ2-2, Cavendish_Baxijiao_AAA, whole genome shotgun sequence genome contains the following window.
tttattgatatttataatCAATCTCatgttaataattttaaatattaataagttatcttttataaatatatatatatattctcaatttataacttaattttaatattttctcaCTCCTAACAGACCGCCTTACctatataaaaaaagataaaaagtaaaattaaaaagattataaatagtaaaatattttttaagaggTTACAGATAGTAAGAGATTGTGAACAGTAAAAAAAGAACTCTAAATAGTAAACTTATTATGCTAATCTCCTTCGCTAAATTGAATAACTGCGCGGATCTGGATTTTCCAACAGATCCGAATCCGATTGGAATACGGTCCGGTGCCATTTCGTCTGTCCGCTTTGGCTTGCCATGCTTCCCTTCCAGGCGTCTTCGCCTGGTTAATTAGGGCATCCACCCACTTCGGCCGTTTATATACGCTCGTCCTCTTTCCTCCGCCGCTTCCCTCCTTTCGCTGCGGAGAACAAGAAGTAGatagaagagaaagaggaagagtgaggaaggaagagaggaagaagcCGGTGGTGGCAAAATCATAATGGCGGGTAGCGCGGCGGTAGCAGCAGGAGGGAGCTTCCTTGGCCGGACGAGCGTGCGGGTGGCGGTGATGGGGGAGGGGGGCACGGGCAAGTCCAGCCTCATCGTTGCCGTAGCCACCGAGTCCTTCCCGGAGAACGTCCCTCATGTCATACCCCCCACCCGCCTCCCTGCCGACTACTACCCCGATCGCGTCCCCCTCACCATCATCGACACCTCCTCCAGGTACTTGTGTTCCTTCTTAATCTTATCTTTCGTTGTTGTTttgatcttttcttgatcttgcgaCGTTGATCTGACTCAGGCCGGAGAATAAGGCGAAACTGATTGCCGAGTGCAAGGCTGCGGACGCCATCGTCTTGACGTACGCTTGTGACCGCCCGTCCACCCTTGACCGACTCAGCACCTATTGGCTTCCTGAGTTACGCCGATTGGAGGTTCTCTCATATTTACCCTCCTTCTGTAGCTCATAAGCTTTGATCGGTCTTGAGTTGTAGCAGTAAGTGATTTCTCTGTTTTTCCTTTGTATTTTGGGCTGGGCAGGTGAAGGTGCCGGTCATCGTAGTGGGGTGCAAGCTGGATCTGCGGGACGAGCAGCAGGTGAGCTTGGAGCAGGTGATGTCGCCCATCATGCAGCAGTATCGGGAGATTGAGACTTGTATCGAATGTTCTGCCCTCAGGCAGATCCAGGTGTTATTTCGGGCTAGTTTATTCACTTATATGTTAATACTTCTTTGTGACAGAAGATGGGTTGATGAGCTAAGGAGTTTCTTTTTTGTGATCAGTGCAAGCCTTGCTTCTAGGGGTTTGTCTATCGCATATCACATCGTGCCGTACCAGTATTTCATGAATGTGCTATTTGTGTTATCTGTGTATGCCTCTTGATAGCTTCTGATAGATCAGCTGCTGCTGCATCTGATAAGTTGAGCATCATTCTTCAGCTTTAGAGAGCTTGACAGTGGAATGCCTCGCTGTTTGCTTGGTGAACTTCCTAGGTTCTTAAAGATGATTTAAGTATGAGGGTGCTTAAAGTACCACATTGTACATATAAGGCATGCAGCTGGATGTGCGCAGCTGCATATTGCAGCACATTTGAGTTGCTAGGAAAAATTCAGCATACTATATAATTAATTACAAATGAacgtacatgtatatgtatatatgaaaatTTAACTAGTAAGTTGGTCAATATATGTAATGCTTCTAAATCAGTGACTGTTGGAATGATATTTATACTCATTTAGGAAACTTATAAATGTTGAGTTGTAAAAGATCGATGAATGTTTGTGGTTAAGATTATCGTTGATCATGTTTCAGAGCGGAAGTAACAGtaataaaaagaattataaacaAACATGCAATCATGTGATAAAGCCACATATTAGTTGCATGGGAATTCTATGATGTCCTCACATGACTGCAGATGCAGATGCGAAGGCCAATTTTTTCGAACACTGCTCTACCCCAAGTCTTTGACACTCTTTTGATGATCTCTACTTGCTGTTTAAATAAATGAGGTGGCTTTGtgatattgttgggaaatcatgtcaTGGAGTTtgagaatgttttttttttccaggTCCAAGAAGTATTTTATTATGCTCAGAAAGCTGTGCTTCATCCAACTGCCCCGCTCTTTGATCAGGAGACACAATCATTGAAGCCTCGTTGTGTTAGGGCCTTGAAACGGATCTTTATCCTATGCGACCATGATAGAGATGGTTCTCTCAGCGATTCTGAGTTGAATGATTTCCAGGTCCTTTATTTAGTTTCTTGTTTGTAAGACAAATCATGTATTTCAAATACCTTAAGTAGGGGAGAAATGGTCTTAACTTAATGTGAATGTTGTCAGGTTAGATGCTTTAATGCTCCTCTCCAGCAAACTGAGATTGCAGGTGTCAAGAAGGTTGTCCAAGAGAAGTTGCCTGAAGGTGTTAATGACCATGGGCTTACATTAACTGGATTCCTTTTTCTACATGCTCTATTTATAGAAAAAGGTCGTCTAGAAACAACTTGGACGGTGTTAAGGAAATTTGGTTATGATAATGATATTAAACTCAGAGATGATCTTCTTCCAACAACTTTTAAGCGTGCTTCAGATCAGGTACTCTTGACTTTTGTGGCACTGTCAAATTTTATCAAAACTTGAACTTAAAACATGCATTTTATGTTCACTTTCTAACCCCTCAGATTAGAATTGAAGGTGCTGACCCTATTCTGTTTTATGTGCATGCTTTAATTTGTATTTCAAACTCGCTTACAATATCACAGTGAAAGTGCAGCCAATCTTGAAGTTACTGAAACCAAAATAATAGTGAGTCATTATTTAATTGAACTGAGTTCACAACTGCTGAAATATACTAGCCTCGGGAGCTATCTTATGTTTTGATCATGCTTCATTGTTTATGAATTTTACTGCTACATCATATATGTTATAGTTATTGCATTTATCAGAAAGATTTTCTTGTTAATGACATTTGGAAATATCATGCTATATAATGGACAAGATCAAGCTAGatattttgtatattttttcTTTGTCAGTAGGTTCCAAGCTGACCAACCTGTTATCGATTAAGCAGCCCACTAACTGTAACTAGTTGTAATATTCTTGGAATTAAATTTGTGCAGAAATGGATGATTTTCCAATACCAAGTTCACACTTCTAGTAAAGTTTGCATGGGTTTCATTATAAATTATCTAATTGTTAATTCACCCTCCCTTTTTTTAGACTGTAGAGCTGACAAATGAATCTGTGGACTTTTTGAAGGGAGTCTTCCTCATGtttgacattgacagtgtacGAATCACTTACACACTTCTATTTGGTATTAAGTTTTGTTGTTAATTTAATTTTTGCCAAAGTGGTATACACAAtataacatatatgtatatatttgttcttgctttttatcacataattacATGATATTTAAGTTTATCCTTTTGTCTCTAGATTTCTACCTTCAGTAATTTTGTTCTAAACAGTGGTATTTGTGGCTCTCTTGTTGGTCAGTTGTATCTGTCATAAGTTTCAACGGATTTATTCAATAGTAGAAAGTTTCCTTGTAATTCTGCTCTTGGCTTGCCTTCTTAGAATATAGATAAGATACCCATGGTTCTGTCTCTTTATCTGATTAATTTACTTTATTACATTTTCTTCAAGCATTTTTTTATTGAATAAACTTTAATTTTAGGCActtcagaaaaaaaagaaatctgaGATCATGAGCTACTGTTATTGTCAGTATACTGTTAGAGGTCTTATAGTGTCATGCTAATTTGTGAGGAGCTGGGGTTAGGCTAAGAATTTTGTTACTGAAGTATGAAGATTTTGGAACTCTTGTTTACCTTATGATAATTTACAACAATTCGTAAAGTTAAATTAATTCAAGACTAGGCTTATGCTAACAGGAATAAGATAATATTTTCAAGGAGGCAAATATGATATAAATTAGTTCCATTTCAACCTGTTGAAAATATGTGGGGTTTTGGGAGGGCTAATCTATGCAATCTTACTTTAAATATAGAGAGAGGTTGTTTCCGTGATTTGAACCCTGTTCATCCAGGTGGCAAAGCAGCAACCTGttgaaaataattatgatatGTATATCATTCCTCTCTTTGAGTTCTTTAACTGTTTTTGTCAAACTCAACTGGTTGCTAGCCTACCTTATTCTTTTAGAATTTTATTCAGGAACTTCTGATTACCAGGTGCCACTTTTATCACTCACCAAATAATTTTGCATATTTCTAAGACATGGGGCTATGGCCTTTCTATTAACACCAACAATGTTAATAGAAATTAGACTTTGATCCTCTTCTTATTTACTTATTTTGATAGGTATCACAAAGAAGGCTTGGCTAAGTCTTATCATTGTTTTCTTCTCAAAATTCTTATCCGATATAGTCCTTTTGTTGGAAATACTTGTATTTTTGTCTTTTAACTTGTAGAAAAATCAGCGGATCTGCTGCCTTTTCCCATTGTTAAAACATTGATTCCATGGCATCTCATGAATTCAAGATACTTTACATTGGAGTGGTCATTATTTTAGATGGTAGTTATCTATGTTCATCTATGTTCTAGGTAATATGTCAATCGTACCATTTGTTTTGCATGCAGTTGATGTGCTAATACACAAATGTCTTAGCAAATTTTGTTTCCACAAATATCTAAAAACTAGTAACATAATTTTAAAAGTTTCAAATGTTCCATATATTGGTCTTAAATTAGATTCCTAAATGAAATTATTGGGGTTTGTTGAACGAGCCCTTTGTGATTCTTCTTTCTTATGCCTTTGATTGTTGAATATGATTGATTCAATTCACTAACATTAGCTTGTCATGGTTGGAGTGATGAGAGAACCAGATGTGATGTTTCTTTACGAAGCCtaacatcatgtatattttttgtTACTAGGATGGAGCTCTACGACCTGCTGAACTTGATGATCTTTTTTCGACTGCACCTGAAAGGTATTCTTTTCTAAAAGTGGATAATTTTTTACTCATTTCCTTATTGGCACA
Protein-coding sequences here:
- the LOC135605181 gene encoding mitochondrial Rho GTPase 1-like isoform X2; its protein translation is MAGSAAVAAGGSFLGRTSVRVAVMGEGGTGKSSLIVAVATESFPENVPHVIPPTRLPADYYPDRVPLTIIDTSSRPENKAKLIAECKAADAIVLTYACDRPSTLDRLSTYWLPELRRLEVKVPVIVVGCKLDLRDEQQVSLEQVMSPIMQQYREIETCIECSALRQIQVQEVFYYAQKAVLHPTAPLFDQETQSLKPRCVRALKRIFILCDHDRDGSLSDSELNDFQVRCFNAPLQQTEIAGVKKVVQEKLPEGVNDHGLTLTGFLFLHALFIEKGRLETTWTVLRKFGYDNDIKLRDDLLPTTFKRASDQTVELTNESVDFLKGVFLMFDIDSDGALRPAELDDLFSTAPESPWSEAPYKDAAEKNVLGGLSLEGFLSEWALMTLQDPAASLANLIYIGYTGDPASAFHITRKRRLDRKKQQTQRNVFQCLVFGPRNAGKTTLLNSFIGRTFSEKYTPTMSDRFATNVVELHNGEKKTLVMREIPETEVKNLLSNKESLAACDIAVFVHDSSDEESWKRTKELLVQVASHGENTGFEVPCLIISAKDDLDPYPLAVQDSTRVSQDMGIETPIPISVKLRDHNDVFCRIVSAAQQPHLSIPETEAGKSRKHYRRLVNRSLMFVSVGAAVAVVGLGAYRIYAARKNTSA
- the LOC135605181 gene encoding mitochondrial Rho GTPase 1-like isoform X1 codes for the protein MAGSAAVAAGGSFLGRTSVRVAVMGEGGTGKSSLIVAVATESFPENVPHVIPPTRLPADYYPDRVPLTIIDTSSRPENKAKLIAECKAADAIVLTYACDRPSTLDRLSTYWLPELRRLEVKVPVIVVGCKLDLRDEQQVSLEQVMSPIMQQYREIETCIECSALRQIQVQEVFYYAQKAVLHPTAPLFDQETQSLKPRCVRALKRIFILCDHDRDGSLSDSELNDFQVRCFNAPLQQTEIAGVKKVVQEKLPEGVNDHGLTLTGFLFLHALFIEKGRLETTWTVLRKFGYDNDIKLRDDLLPTTFKRASDQTVELTNESVDFLKGVFLMFDIDSDGALRPAELDDLFSTAPESPWSEAPYKDAAEKNVLGGLSLEGFLSEWALMTLQDPAASLANLIYIGYTGDPASAFHITRKRRLDRKKQQTQRNVFQCLVFGPRNAGKTTLLNSFIGRTFSEKYTPTMSDRFATNVVELHNGEKKTLVMREIPETEVKNLLSNKESLAACDIAVFVHDSSDEESWKRTKELLVQVASHGENTGFEVPCLIISAKDDLDPYPLAVQDSTRVSQDMGIETPIPISVKLRDHNDVFCRIVSAAQQPHLSIPETEAGKSRKHYRRLVNRSLMFVSAVGAAVAVVGLGAYRIYAARKNTSA